The Streptomyces sp. HSG2 genome has a segment encoding these proteins:
- a CDS encoding Lrp/AsnC family transcriptional regulator, with amino-acid sequence MTHRPTEFDPLDRKIVRALMANARTSFAEIGADVGLSATAVKRRVDRLRETGVITGFTATVRPSSMGWRTEAYVEVYCEGAAPPRRLAEVVRNHPEITAAMTVTGGADALLHVRARDVEHFEEVLERIRTEPFIRKTISVMVLSHLIPDSPDAGANRLGADGDATPEGPPPDHASDVR; translated from the coding sequence ATGACTCACCGGCCCACCGAGTTCGACCCCCTCGACCGGAAGATCGTCCGCGCCCTCATGGCGAACGCCCGGACCTCCTTCGCCGAGATCGGCGCGGACGTCGGACTGTCGGCCACCGCCGTCAAGCGTCGCGTGGACCGCCTGCGGGAGACCGGTGTGATCACAGGTTTCACCGCCACCGTGCGGCCCTCGTCGATGGGGTGGCGGACCGAGGCGTACGTGGAGGTGTACTGCGAGGGCGCCGCCCCGCCGCGGCGCCTGGCGGAGGTGGTGCGCAACCATCCCGAGATCACCGCCGCCATGACGGTCACCGGCGGCGCTGACGCCCTGTTGCACGTGCGGGCGCGGGACGTGGAGCACTTCGAGGAGGTGCTGGAGCGGATTCGCACCGAGCCGTTCATCCGCAAGACGATCAGCGTGATGGTCCTGTCTCATCTGATCCCCGACAGCCCGGACGCGGGCGCGAACCGACTGGGTGCCGACGGCGACGCGACACCCGAAGGCCCCCCTCCGGACCACGCATCGGACGTGCGCTGA
- the ddaH gene encoding dimethylargininase → MSHSRPARPRRFLLCDPDHFAVRYAINPWMRPDAAVDTVRAMAQWRALTAAYRAHGHTVETIRPVPGLPDMVFAANAAVVVDGRVLGSRFLAPERRPESVPYTAWFKERGYDVHQPESVCEGEGDLVPAGRWLLGGSGFRTTREAHREAQEYLGAPVIGLTLVDPYFYHLDTALFVLDDPEAGTEANIAYYPEAFSPGSREVLARLYPDAVTATRHDALAFGLNSVSDGRHVFISSAATALAGRLAERGYVPVPVDLSEFHKAGGGIKCCTQEIREDRR, encoded by the coding sequence GTGAGCCACTCCCGTCCAGCGCGCCCGCGTCGCTTTCTGCTCTGCGACCCCGATCACTTCGCCGTCCGGTACGCCATCAACCCGTGGATGCGGCCGGACGCCGCGGTCGACACCGTCCGTGCCATGGCACAGTGGCGCGCCCTGACCGCGGCGTACCGCGCGCACGGCCACACCGTCGAGACCATCCGGCCGGTGCCGGGCCTGCCCGACATGGTGTTCGCCGCCAACGCGGCCGTCGTCGTGGACGGGCGCGTCCTCGGCTCCCGCTTCCTGGCGCCGGAACGCCGACCGGAGTCCGTGCCGTACACGGCGTGGTTCAAGGAGCGCGGCTACGACGTACACCAACCCGAGTCGGTCTGCGAGGGCGAGGGCGACCTCGTGCCGGCGGGACGGTGGCTCCTGGGGGGCTCCGGCTTCCGCACCACCCGCGAGGCCCATCGGGAGGCCCAGGAATACCTCGGCGCGCCGGTGATCGGTCTGACCCTGGTGGACCCCTACTTCTACCACCTGGACACGGCGTTGTTCGTCCTCGACGACCCCGAGGCCGGGACGGAGGCGAACATCGCGTACTACCCGGAGGCGTTCTCCCCCGGCAGCCGCGAGGTGCTGGCGCGGCTCTATCCCGACGCGGTGACGGCCACCCGCCATGACGCCCTGGCTTTCGGGCTCAACTCCGTGTCGGACGGCCGACACGTCTTCATCTCGTCCGCGGCGACCGCCCTGGCGGGCCGACTCGCCGAGCGGGGATACGTCCCCGTCCCCGTCGACCTGTCCGAGTTCCACAAGGCAGGGGGCGGCATCAAGTGCTGCACCCAGGAGATCCGGGAGGACCGACGATGA
- the rocD gene encoding ornithine--oxo-acid transaminase: MTAPARTRSSADLIRAEEHVLAHNYHPLPVVVARAEGAWVEDVEGRRYLDLLAGYSALNFGHRHPTLVREAHRQLDRVTLTSRAFHNDRLASFAERLAALTGTDMVLPMNTGAEAVETGIKVARKWAYEVKGVRGGRATIVVAAGNFHGRTTTVVGFSTDETARAGFGPFTPGFRVVPYNDTAALEAAVDESTAAVLVEPVQGEAGVIVPDDGYLTRVREVTREAGCLFVADEIQSGLGRTGRTLAVEHESVVPDLILLGKALGGGIVPVSAVVGSREVLGVLNPGEHGSTFGGNPLSAAVGEAVVGLLETGDFQRRAAELGERLRVGLARLTGRGVVGFRTRGLWAGVDVDPALGTGREVGERLAREGVLVKDTHGSTIRIAPPLTIAAGELDEGLAALERVLTD, encoded by the coding sequence ATGACCGCGCCCGCCCGCACCCGTTCGTCGGCCGACCTGATCCGGGCCGAGGAGCACGTCCTGGCCCACAACTACCATCCCCTGCCCGTGGTCGTCGCCCGTGCGGAGGGCGCCTGGGTGGAGGACGTCGAGGGCCGCCGCTACCTGGACCTGTTGGCCGGCTACTCGGCCCTCAACTTCGGGCACCGGCACCCTACGCTGGTCCGGGAGGCGCACCGCCAGCTGGACCGGGTGACGCTGACCTCCCGCGCCTTCCACAACGACCGCCTCGCCTCCTTCGCCGAGCGGCTGGCGGCGCTCACCGGAACCGACATGGTGTTGCCCATGAACACCGGAGCGGAGGCCGTGGAGACGGGCATCAAGGTGGCCCGCAAGTGGGCCTACGAGGTCAAGGGCGTACGCGGGGGCCGGGCGACCATCGTGGTCGCGGCCGGCAATTTCCACGGCCGGACCACGACCGTGGTCGGGTTCTCCACCGACGAGACGGCGCGTGCCGGGTTCGGCCCCTTCACCCCCGGTTTCCGCGTCGTGCCGTACAACGACACCGCCGCGCTGGAAGCGGCCGTCGACGAGTCGACGGCCGCCGTGCTCGTCGAGCCGGTGCAGGGCGAGGCAGGGGTGATCGTCCCGGACGACGGCTACCTGACCCGGGTGCGGGAGGTGACCCGCGAAGCGGGGTGCCTGTTCGTGGCGGACGAGATCCAGTCCGGACTCGGCCGCACCGGACGCACGCTCGCGGTCGAGCACGAGTCGGTCGTCCCGGATCTGATCCTGCTCGGGAAGGCGCTGGGCGGAGGCATCGTACCTGTGTCGGCGGTCGTCGGCAGCCGCGAGGTGCTCGGGGTGCTCAACCCGGGCGAGCACGGGTCGACGTTCGGCGGCAACCCCCTGTCCGCCGCCGTGGGCGAGGCGGTGGTGGGCTTGCTGGAGACGGGCGACTTCCAGCGCCGGGCGGCGGAGCTGGGCGAGCGGCTGCGCGTCGGACTCGCTCGGTTGACCGGGCGGGGCGTCGTCGGCTTCCGGACGCGGGGGCTGTGGGCGGGCGTGGACGTGGACCCCGCGCTGGGCACCGGGCGAGAGGTCGGAGAACGGCTGGCGCGGGAGGGCGTGTTGGTCAAGGACACGCATGGGTCCACCATCAGGATCGCGCCGCCGCTCACCATCGCCGCCGGGGAACTGGACGAGGGGCTGGCGGCGCTGGAGCGGGTGTTGACCGACTGA
- a CDS encoding C40 family peptidase: protein MTALDRVPTFLARAGTASALALAAVGGSVVVPGAASEAAAAAAASKALRVAASKKGAPYQYGATGPHRFDCSGLTLYSFKAAGKRLPRTAAQQYNRTRHVSARQRKAGDLVFFHSGRGVYHVGIYAGRGRIWHAPKTGDVVRLQRIWTSSVRYGRVR from the coding sequence ATGACCGCGCTCGATCGTGTCCCGACGTTTCTCGCCCGAGCGGGTACCGCCTCCGCTCTCGCTCTCGCCGCCGTGGGTGGCTCCGTGGTGGTCCCCGGCGCGGCCTCGGAGGCCGCGGCCGCGGCGGCGGCCTCCAAGGCGCTCCGGGTGGCGGCTTCCAAGAAGGGCGCCCCCTACCAGTACGGGGCCACCGGGCCTCACCGCTTCGACTGCTCCGGCCTGACTCTGTACTCCTTCAAGGCCGCGGGCAAGCGGCTGCCGCGCACCGCCGCCCAGCAGTACAACCGCACCCGACACGTGTCGGCACGCCAGCGCAAGGCCGGGGACCTGGTGTTCTTCCACTCGGGTCGGGGCGTGTACCACGTCGGCATCTACGCGGGGCGCGGACGGATCTGGCATGCGCCGAAGACGGGGGACGTGGTCCGCCTCCAACGGATCTGGACCAGCAGCGTCCGGTACGGCCGCGTGCGTTGA